The following proteins are encoded in a genomic region of Bacillus sp. FJAT-22090:
- a CDS encoding VOC family protein: protein MKIKGFGGIFLRSNDVDSLKNWYKETLGISMDDWNGTIVKPDTDNETIFSFFNKENDYFPKEQSVMLNFQVEKIEKWIEHFNKIGVPLLKEPEKSEYGTFTWISDPEGRWIEIWEK, encoded by the coding sequence ATGAAAATAAAAGGTTTCGGTGGAATTTTTTTGAGATCAAATGATGTTGATTCATTGAAAAATTGGTATAAAGAAACTTTAGGAATATCGATGGACGATTGGAATGGAACTATCGTTAAACCGGATACTGACAACGAAACAATTTTTTCTTTTTTTAATAAAGAAAATGATTACTTTCCAAAAGAACAGTCTGTGATGCTAAATTTTCAAGTAGAAAAAATTGAAAAATGGATAGAGCATTTCAACAAAATTGGGGTACCACTTCTAAAAGAACCTGAAAAAAGCGAGTATGGAACATTTACTTGGATTTCTGATCCAGAAGGTAGATGGATTGAAATTTGGGAGAAATAA
- a CDS encoding DUF5655 domain-containing protein, which translates to MSEEELFSNKASNVYEIYSKILDLLKEIGPFEIEFKKTSIHLLNKSSFGGVHPKKKWLDFNLVTNHQIEHEKITKIEQVSKNRFHNNFRLNSVDDLNQEFLVLLKESYQLMC; encoded by the coding sequence ATGTCAGAAGAGGAATTATTCTCAAATAAGGCATCTAATGTTTATGAAATATATTCAAAAATACTCGATTTATTGAAAGAAATAGGACCATTTGAAATTGAATTTAAAAAGACTTCTATTCATCTTTTGAATAAATCTTCCTTTGGAGGAGTTCATCCAAAAAAGAAATGGTTAGATTTTAATTTAGTAACAAACCATCAAATTGAACACGAGAAGATTACTAAAATTGAACAAGTTTCCAAAAACAGATTTCATAATAACTTTAGACTCAATAGTGTAGATGACCTAAATCAGGAGTTTTTAGTTCTTTTAAAAGAATCATATCAATTGATGTGTTAG
- a CDS encoding HEAT repeat domain-containing protein, whose protein sequence is MDNNSLRLAIENEKFDDAEIILEEISRSKDIQAIPLLIEYLQSTENALFRNSIALTLSDIGDEEVVQPLIDVINDPKTLGFRGTLLYALEPFNCSAHLETLIYHLINGNFEVQAQAYQLIESIKGEISDEVLLNCIIEVKEELNEIERRKDILSDTLETMFAFKKNN, encoded by the coding sequence ATGGACAATAATTCATTAAGGTTGGCAATAGAAAATGAAAAGTTTGATGATGCAGAAATCATTTTAGAGGAAATTAGCAGAAGTAAGGACATTCAAGCAATTCCTCTACTTATTGAATACTTACAAAGTACAGAAAATGCTTTATTTAGAAACTCCATTGCATTAACGTTAAGTGATATTGGGGACGAAGAAGTGGTACAACCGTTAATAGATGTTATTAATGACCCAAAAACTTTAGGTTTTAGAGGAACACTATTATACGCACTAGAACCATTCAATTGTTCAGCACATTTAGAAACACTAATTTACCATTTGATAAATGGAAACTTTGAAGTACAAGCACAAGCATATCAATTGATAGAATCAATTAAAGGTGAAATATCAGATGAAGTTTTATTGAACTGTATTATTGAGGTAAAAGAAGAGTTAAATGAAATAGAACGACGAAAGGATATATTATCAGATACTTTAGAAACGATGTTTGCTTTTAAGAAAAATAATTAA
- a CDS encoding VOC family protein, which translates to MKLGAFSVSLSVKDINKSKSFYENLGFQAFGGDITQKWLIMKNESCVIGLFQGMFEKNMLTFNPGWNENAENLNSFTDIRDIQNQLKENGIKLLSEADETSKGPAHFTIEDPDGNTILLDQHR; encoded by the coding sequence ATGAAACTAGGCGCATTTTCTGTAAGTTTAAGTGTAAAGGATATTAACAAATCAAAATCATTTTACGAAAACCTAGGATTTCAAGCATTCGGAGGGGATATTACCCAAAAATGGCTCATTATGAAAAATGAAAGTTGCGTAATTGGTCTATTCCAAGGAATGTTTGAAAAGAACATGCTGACTTTTAATCCAGGATGGAATGAAAATGCCGAAAATCTAAATTCGTTTACGGACATTCGAGACATCCAAAATCAGCTTAAAGAAAATGGAATTAAACTACTGTCTGAAGCAGATGAAACAAGCAAAGGGCCAGCACATTTCACAATTGAAGATCCTGATGGAAATACCATTCTTTTAGATCAACACAGATGA
- a CDS encoding DUF2197 domain-containing protein yields the protein MIYYEVLCYSCKKIFRVYEGSLVYKQFKENSNKIFCCEDCNHKIRIDAIKNFFR from the coding sequence ATGATTTACTATGAGGTACTTTGTTATAGTTGTAAGAAAATATTCAGAGTATACGAAGGTTCACTAGTTTATAAACAATTTAAGGAAAATAGTAATAAGATATTTTGTTGCGAAGATTGTAATCATAAAATACGCATTGATGCAATTAAAAATTTTTTTAGATAG
- a CDS encoding GNAT family N-acetyltransferase gives METIEIVELDEKNLDHQGCYCLRSKPNSTGYINKNDWLKGSFSEGLKYIKIIENSKPAGFIEYAPIEKSSRVVYGENYLVIHCLWVNITGKGYASLLINKCIQDAKEQSKDGVIVITNPDTSWTPSKDVFVKNDFIEVDHAPHGFELLVNKFGTSPNPYFPKDWDERLEPFIDLTILRTQQCPFVDISTDNVVNGANKLGINAKIIDIKNREELLRLSPTPYGIYGVVYKKKLVSFHRLTVHSVMKRLKSIRYYL, from the coding sequence ATGGAAACAATTGAAATAGTTGAGTTAGACGAAAAGAATTTAGATCATCAGGGATGTTATTGTCTTCGTAGTAAGCCAAATTCAACAGGTTACATAAATAAAAATGATTGGCTTAAAGGAAGTTTCAGTGAAGGTTTAAAGTATATAAAAATTATAGAGAATAGCAAACCAGCAGGGTTTATTGAATATGCACCTATTGAAAAATCTTCAAGAGTAGTCTATGGCGAGAATTATTTAGTCATTCATTGTTTATGGGTTAATATCACGGGAAAAGGGTATGCCTCATTATTAATTAATAAATGCATTCAAGATGCAAAGGAACAAAGTAAAGATGGAGTTATTGTGATTACAAATCCAGACACTTCTTGGACACCAAGTAAGGACGTTTTTGTTAAAAATGATTTTATTGAAGTAGATCATGCTCCTCATGGTTTTGAATTACTTGTAAATAAATTTGGAACCTCACCTAACCCATATTTTCCAAAGGATTGGGACGAGCGGCTTGAACCTTTTATAGATTTAACAATTCTCCGTACACAGCAGTGCCCATTCGTAGATATATCAACCGATAATGTTGTCAATGGAGCAAACAAATTAGGTATAAATGCCAAAATTATTGACATAAAAAACAGAGAAGAGTTGTTGAGGCTTTCGCCAACGCCTTATGGTATCTATGGAGTCGTCTACAAGAAAAAATTAGTTTCGTTTCATAGACTCACCGTTCACTCTGTCATGAAACGGTTAAAGTCTATTCGGTATTACCTTTAA
- a CDS encoding sugar nucleotide-binding protein translates to MRILILGATGFLGSNLFQLASENKNLTVFGTSRFQHENSNIMQVDVTNKRSIGSVIRKINPEVVIWSLMSFEEETQLINLGLENLLSEIESATKLIFLSTDAVFVEGIGGYKESDPIGTLPKEAVLAEYVNGKHTGENLILNKHPNHVILRTGPLYGNNGDQGIEKRTIQIIEKIKENQPFDAYTNVYRTFVNVNDLSSTIIELTNIKFNGILHAGPIHKESYYTFYKKRLVQLGWNNSILRPIIISKEDAPYLSFDTSLNTQKAHRLLKTNFRTV, encoded by the coding sequence ATGAGAATACTTATATTAGGAGCAACTGGCTTTTTGGGCTCGAATTTATTCCAACTGGCTTCAGAGAACAAAAATCTAACAGTGTTTGGTACCTCACGTTTTCAACATGAAAACTCTAATATTATGCAAGTAGATGTTACAAACAAACGTTCAATAGGAAGTGTCATTAGAAAAATAAATCCAGAAGTAGTTATATGGTCACTAATGAGTTTTGAAGAAGAAACCCAATTAATCAATTTAGGGCTCGAAAATTTATTATCAGAAATAGAGAGTGCAACAAAACTTATATTTCTATCAACGGATGCAGTTTTTGTTGAAGGAATTGGTGGTTACAAAGAATCTGACCCAATTGGGACATTGCCTAAAGAAGCAGTTTTAGCTGAGTATGTGAACGGTAAACATACTGGAGAAAACTTAATTCTCAATAAACATCCAAATCACGTGATACTTCGAACTGGACCACTTTATGGTAATAATGGGGATCAAGGTATTGAAAAACGAACCATACAAATAATCGAGAAAATAAAAGAGAATCAGCCATTTGATGCATATACAAATGTGTATAGAACTTTTGTAAATGTTAATGATTTATCAAGTACGATTATTGAATTGACTAATATAAAATTTAATGGAATTTTGCATGCTGGACCCATACATAAAGAAAGCTACTATACGTTTTATAAAAAGAGATTGGTACAACTTGGATGGAATAATAGCATTCTCCGTCCAATTATAATTTCTAAAGAAGATGCCCCTTATCTATCTTTCGATACGTCTCTAAATACACAAAAAGCTCACCGATTGCTTAAAACCAATTTTCGCACAGTTTGA
- a CDS encoding MFS transporter — protein sequence MSIQSFYYTITSSRSFFIQMVFTLNAIYYVTQADLNALQLVLIGTIMEVSVLLFEMPTGLYADHYGRKHSLALGTVIIGLAHVLEGSTPEFWAIALASAMWGIGWTFISGAEQAWIADELEGENLDTTFLRGSQFSSFARFAGIVASVAIATFWSVQTAIIFAGGMLIALAVWAFIKLPETKFVKVTREKGVSGVTHMVTTIKVGLSQIRGNTVLISIAMVTLLWGLASEGFDRLYGTHFITDYNLSENESIYWFGAFYAVAFLLNIVVLRFVEKNAKGRYADALLLTNAVLTGTMLIFAWTGHFWVAVVMYWVTSALRNVNYPLMSIITNEQIESKGRATTLSMFGQLDAFGQIVGGPIVGLLALYTTIAGGISASAFLILPVLYFLWRMKRKMVLS from the coding sequence GTGAGCATTCAAAGTTTTTATTACACAATCACAAGTTCTAGATCATTTTTTATTCAAATGGTATTCACATTAAATGCTATTTATTATGTAACGCAAGCAGATTTAAATGCATTGCAACTGGTTCTAATCGGCACAATCATGGAAGTTTCCGTTCTATTGTTTGAAATGCCAACAGGCTTGTATGCAGATCACTATGGACGAAAACATTCTCTCGCACTGGGCACAGTTATTATTGGGTTGGCACATGTACTTGAAGGGAGTACGCCAGAATTTTGGGCGATTGCTTTAGCTTCTGCGATGTGGGGAATAGGCTGGACCTTCATAAGTGGGGCTGAACAAGCATGGATTGCGGATGAGTTAGAAGGCGAAAACTTAGACACCACGTTCCTTCGTGGTTCACAATTTTCATCTTTTGCACGTTTTGCAGGAATTGTGGCCAGTGTGGCGATTGCGACCTTTTGGTCGGTGCAAACGGCGATTATATTTGCAGGTGGCATGCTGATTGCCCTTGCAGTCTGGGCATTCATTAAGCTACCCGAAACCAAATTTGTCAAAGTAACACGTGAAAAAGGTGTCTCGGGTGTCACTCATATGGTTACCACCATCAAGGTTGGCCTATCACAGATTCGCGGGAACACTGTGCTAATTAGTATAGCAATGGTTACGTTATTATGGGGGCTTGCCAGCGAAGGATTCGACCGTTTATATGGTACCCATTTCATTACTGACTATAATTTGTCAGAAAACGAGTCCATCTATTGGTTCGGTGCTTTTTATGCGGTTGCATTTTTACTTAATATTGTCGTACTACGTTTTGTTGAGAAAAATGCGAAAGGTCGCTACGCAGATGCGCTATTACTGACAAATGCAGTGTTGACAGGAACGATGCTTATTTTCGCATGGACCGGTCATTTCTGGGTAGCTGTGGTGATGTACTGGGTGACAAGTGCACTGAGAAACGTAAACTACCCGTTAATGAGCATCATTACAAATGAACAAATTGAATCAAAAGGTCGAGCAACCACACTTTCCATGTTCGGGCAACTAGATGCTTTTGGCCAAATTGTTGGGGGTCCAATAGTAGGGTTGTTAGCATTATATACAACAATTGCAGGAGGCATCTCGGCATCTGCATTCCTGATTTTACCCGTTCTTTATTTCTTGTGGCGAATGAAGCGAAAAATGGTTCTTTCATAA
- a CDS encoding YkvA family protein, whose product MFKNLFKKKTDLDELSSTNIVEVDEIEIEEKLVAELKDEAEKLNAEDINQHEEHFSEEKFWTKVQKFSKRSGTSVVYAVLLLYYTLQKPDVPLKVKATIVGALGYFILPLDIIPDLAVGVGYADDLSVVIFALVQVALYVDDEIKMQAKNKLKDLFGENVNTTEIDNKLGR is encoded by the coding sequence ATGTTTAAAAATCTATTTAAGAAGAAAACAGATCTAGACGAATTATCTTCAACTAATATTGTTGAAGTAGACGAAATTGAAATTGAAGAAAAACTAGTTGCTGAGTTAAAAGATGAAGCAGAAAAATTGAATGCTGAAGATATAAACCAACACGAAGAGCATTTCTCAGAGGAAAAGTTTTGGACTAAGGTTCAAAAATTTTCTAAAAGATCTGGAACTTCTGTAGTCTACGCCGTTTTATTACTTTATTACACACTTCAAAAGCCAGATGTACCACTAAAAGTTAAAGCAACCATTGTTGGGGCTTTAGGTTACTTTATTTTACCTCTAGATATTATACCCGACTTAGCAGTTGGTGTAGGATATGCTGATGACTTAAGTGTTGTAATATTCGCTTTAGTTCAAGTAGCTTTATATGTGGATGATGAAATTAAAATGCAAGCCAAAAATAAACTAAAAGATTTATTTGGGGAGAATGTAAATACAACTGAAATTGATAATAAACTAGGAAGATAA
- a CDS encoding DUF1028 domain-containing protein — protein sequence MTFSIIGYDPQTKELGVAVASKFLSVGAVVPFAKSGVGAIATQSWANLDYGKYGLELLEKGLEPKEVLKKLVENDDRSALRQVGIVDAQGKSITFTGEDCYDWAGGYAGKNFAIQGNILVDHHTVEAMQNSFEQADGYSLAERLLAALYAGDLAGGDSRGKQSAALLVVKENGSYGGFNDRYIDLRVDDHEEPVKELARLLKLHRLYFEATLPEDVLKIEGELQEEIQNLLYENGHLDRDLEEREDLLDAVQSYHLMENFDERVQQRGFIDQKVLDYMRIK from the coding sequence ATGACATTTTCAATTATTGGATATGATCCGCAAACGAAAGAGTTAGGTGTGGCAGTAGCGTCCAAATTTTTAAGCGTAGGAGCAGTCGTTCCTTTTGCAAAATCCGGTGTAGGTGCTATCGCAACCCAATCCTGGGCAAATTTAGATTATGGTAAATATGGACTTGAGTTGCTTGAAAAAGGACTGGAACCTAAGGAAGTTTTAAAGAAACTTGTTGAAAATGATGATAGGTCTGCACTTAGGCAGGTAGGAATAGTAGATGCACAGGGAAAAAGTATTACCTTTACAGGCGAGGATTGTTATGATTGGGCAGGTGGTTATGCTGGAAAAAATTTTGCTATACAAGGAAATATTTTAGTGGACCATCACACTGTAGAAGCAATGCAAAATTCTTTTGAGCAAGCAGACGGTTATTCCTTAGCTGAACGCTTATTAGCTGCTTTGTATGCGGGAGATCTTGCAGGTGGTGACAGCCGTGGAAAACAATCTGCAGCTTTGTTAGTTGTAAAAGAAAATGGCAGCTATGGAGGATTTAATGATCGTTATATTGACCTTCGAGTAGATGATCATGAAGAGCCTGTTAAAGAGTTAGCGCGTTTATTAAAATTACATCGGCTCTATTTTGAAGCTACTCTGCCAGAAGATGTTTTAAAAATAGAAGGTGAACTACAAGAAGAGATTCAAAATTTACTCTATGAAAATGGCCATTTGGATCGAGATCTTGAAGAACGTGAGGATTTATTAGATGCAGTGCAATCTTACCACCTCATGGAAAACTTTGATGAGCGAGTTCAACAGAGGGGATTTATAGATCAAAAAGTCTTGGATTATATGCGGATTAAATAA
- a CDS encoding UDPGP type 1 family protein has translation MERLEYIREKINRFGQGHLLSFYNVLKPKEKEALINQINEIDFEEIEDASSQLSIPPNNSKGKILPIEYESVLSLSDSKRKMYEEHGLKLLKEKKVAVVLIAGGQGTRLGHDGPKGTVSIGVSSNQSLFALQAERLRKIEEKTKSIIPWYIMTSPINELETKKFFKENDYFNCKPEQIFFFKQDLIPTLTPNGKIILESKSKISMSPNGNGGVFAAMKSSGILKDLKMKGIKWVFFNNIDNALVQVADPLFIGFADLKGAEVSSKSVKKREPSEKVGVFCLSEGKPSVIEYSEMSKEESEGEKFTNANIGIHLFQLSFLEKTMDVELPYHFAHKIIPSVNEIGQTIKIIKPNGYKLEKFYFDIFQYAESMSVLQVLRETEFAPVKNRIGLDSLESARKMILQNDKRDIF, from the coding sequence ATGGAAAGACTGGAATACATAAGAGAAAAAATAAATCGTTTTGGACAAGGACATCTTCTTTCCTTTTATAATGTATTAAAGCCAAAAGAGAAAGAAGCTTTAATAAATCAAATAAATGAAATTGATTTTGAAGAAATTGAAGATGCATCCAGTCAACTTTCTATTCCACCAAACAATAGTAAAGGAAAAATTTTACCTATCGAATATGAATCTGTCCTAAGCCTTAGTGACTCTAAAAGAAAGATGTATGAAGAACACGGACTTAAACTTCTAAAAGAAAAGAAAGTAGCAGTGGTACTCATTGCTGGAGGACAGGGAACTCGACTTGGACATGATGGACCTAAAGGAACCGTTAGCATTGGCGTATCTTCCAATCAATCGCTTTTCGCTTTACAAGCTGAGAGACTGCGAAAGATAGAAGAAAAAACAAAATCTATTATTCCCTGGTATATTATGACTAGCCCTATCAATGAATTGGAAACAAAGAAGTTTTTCAAAGAAAACGATTATTTCAATTGTAAACCGGAACAGATTTTTTTCTTTAAACAGGACCTTATTCCAACGTTAACTCCTAATGGTAAAATAATTCTTGAGAGTAAATCAAAAATCTCTATGTCCCCTAATGGAAACGGAGGGGTATTTGCTGCAATGAAGTCTAGTGGGATACTTAAGGACTTAAAGATGAAGGGTATTAAGTGGGTTTTTTTTAATAATATTGACAATGCTCTTGTTCAAGTTGCAGACCCCTTGTTTATTGGTTTTGCTGATCTAAAAGGTGCAGAAGTATCCAGTAAATCTGTGAAAAAGAGAGAACCCAGTGAGAAAGTAGGAGTTTTTTGCTTATCTGAAGGTAAGCCTTCGGTTATCGAATACTCTGAAATGAGTAAAGAAGAAAGTGAGGGAGAAAAATTTACAAATGCAAACATAGGTATTCATCTTTTTCAACTTTCATTCCTTGAGAAAACTATGGATGTTGAACTCCCTTATCACTTTGCTCATAAAATTATTCCCTCAGTTAATGAAATTGGTCAGACAATCAAAATTATTAAGCCGAATGGATATAAGCTCGAAAAGTTTTATTTCGATATATTTCAATATGCTGAGAGCATGTCTGTATTACAAGTATTAAGGGAGACCGAATTTGCACCAGTAAAAAACAGAATAGGACTAGATAGTTTGGAGAGTGCAAGAAAGATGATTTTGCAGAATGATAAAAGAGACATATTCTAA
- a CDS encoding M1 family aminopeptidase translates to MKIKAFIAICTAAIFLGVGGYFILEKESKIDVVEPEVKAQEKPPAKKVKEVSVSVLPGSRGNYKIDICQAEDLRFHISAEIEVTNESKSVWEDIGFYFIPNVMTVENKYFMLSSIGEAEITSIRSKDGEELSYKLNNTMLYVTPKSDVQPGEKTILTVEYLIKPPLKGQRLSRIDNNFYLALWYPMLGRYTDKWDLHPYYHVGEFYDTGYGDYEITYELAREYLVASSGEDGEPKPTISGKTQGANIKDFYIAFLDPEEWISETLKANDTTIRYFYPYDVPDTLHQMIMDAQRAFLFMEKNIGNNPTKELDVVANNSGMEYPNIVEVWAQPGRHERVLIHEIAHQWFYFMVSSDPYEESWLDESLTALLEGTYRTLRYDSSQLGEKLGFHEINNFAETKIQQEIANIPVTEFGTDHGPLLYGKIPATLRDFFKEQGGHEETIKFLTAYFNEFKYQYVDTETFVEFFNEYHQEDHTEFFKEWLILE, encoded by the coding sequence GTGAAAATAAAAGCATTCATTGCTATATGTACGGCTGCAATCTTTTTAGGGGTTGGAGGTTACTTTATATTAGAGAAAGAATCTAAAATAGATGTAGTAGAACCCGAAGTTAAAGCACAAGAAAAACCACCTGCTAAAAAAGTAAAAGAGGTATCTGTTTCAGTACTTCCAGGCTCTAGGGGAAATTACAAAATAGATATCTGCCAGGCGGAGGATTTACGTTTCCACATATCTGCGGAGATTGAAGTTACGAATGAATCCAAAAGTGTATGGGAGGATATCGGCTTTTATTTTATCCCGAATGTTATGACGGTAGAGAACAAATACTTTATGCTTTCATCTATAGGTGAAGCAGAGATTACTTCTATTAGAAGCAAAGATGGCGAAGAATTATCATATAAATTGAACAATACCATGCTATATGTTACTCCAAAATCTGATGTTCAACCAGGTGAAAAAACAATTTTAACAGTAGAATATTTAATAAAGCCGCCATTAAAAGGGCAACGACTGTCGAGAATAGACAACAATTTCTATTTAGCATTATGGTATCCAATGCTAGGTAGGTATACGGACAAATGGGATCTACATCCTTATTACCATGTGGGTGAATTCTATGATACAGGGTATGGAGACTATGAGATTACTTATGAGTTAGCTAGAGAGTACTTGGTTGCCAGCTCGGGAGAAGATGGTGAACCCAAGCCTACCATTAGTGGAAAGACACAAGGAGCAAATATTAAAGATTTTTATATAGCATTTTTAGATCCGGAAGAATGGATTAGTGAGACACTGAAAGCAAATGATACAACGATCAGATACTTTTATCCTTATGATGTTCCAGATACTTTACACCAAATGATTATGGATGCTCAAAGAGCGTTTTTATTTATGGAAAAAAATATTGGGAATAATCCGACTAAAGAGTTAGACGTTGTTGCAAATAATTCAGGAATGGAATACCCAAATATTGTAGAAGTATGGGCTCAACCAGGGAGACATGAAAGAGTATTAATTCATGAAATTGCTCATCAATGGTTTTATTTCATGGTTTCCAGTGATCCTTATGAAGAATCTTGGTTAGATGAGAGTTTAACGGCACTATTGGAGGGAACATACCGTACATTAAGATATGATTCCAGTCAGTTGGGCGAAAAATTAGGATTTCATGAAATAAATAATTTTGCTGAAACAAAAATTCAACAGGAAATTGCTAATATTCCAGTTACGGAGTTTGGTACGGATCATGGTCCGTTACTATATGGGAAAATTCCAGCAACATTACGAGATTTCTTTAAAGAGCAGGGCGGGCATGAAGAAACAATTAAATTTTTAACAGCTTATTTTAATGAATTTAAATATCAATATGTGGATACTGAGACCTTTGTAGAATTCTTCAATGAGTACCATCAGGAAGATCATACGGAGTTTTTCAAAGAGTGGCTCATATTAGAATAA
- a CDS encoding MBL fold metallo-hydrolase, with the protein MSYGDDYKFIPATSVGSGVGFEVLPDIFCHTIQIVNICLVGHPQSNDFVLVDAGMPHSSKEIISIIEERFGENKKPNAIILTHGHFDHVGAIIELVEKWDIPVYAHSLELPFLTGRESYQNPDPTVEGGMVAKMSAMFPKDPINLGNLVKELPSDGTVPHMPGFKWIHTPGHTPGHVSLFRDEDKVLIVGDAFVTVKQEYLYKVITQEQEISGPPRYFTTDWVAARESVERLAELKPKVAVTGHGLPMTGDLLASNLHLLVKDFEQIAMPSYGKYVDEIKN; encoded by the coding sequence ATTTCATATGGTGATGATTATAAATTTATACCTGCAACATCAGTTGGAAGTGGTGTAGGATTTGAGGTGCTCCCAGATATTTTTTGCCATACGATTCAAATTGTCAATATATGTTTAGTTGGACACCCTCAGTCTAATGATTTTGTTCTAGTGGATGCTGGTATGCCACATTCATCAAAGGAGATTATCTCCATTATAGAGGAACGGTTTGGTGAAAACAAAAAACCTAATGCCATTATTTTAACTCACGGACACTTTGATCATGTAGGTGCAATTATTGAGTTAGTGGAGAAATGGGATATACCAGTTTATGCACATAGTTTGGAATTGCCTTTTTTAACAGGAAGGGAAAGTTATCAAAATCCAGATCCTACAGTAGAAGGCGGTATGGTAGCCAAAATGTCTGCTATGTTTCCAAAGGATCCAATTAACTTAGGAAATCTTGTGAAGGAATTGCCATCAGATGGAACAGTTCCTCATATGCCAGGTTTTAAATGGATTCATACTCCTGGACATACGCCAGGTCATGTATCCCTGTTTAGGGATGAAGATAAAGTTTTAATAGTTGGAGATGCATTTGTTACTGTAAAACAAGAATATTTATATAAAGTAATCACTCAGGAGCAGGAAATTAGCGGCCCTCCAAGATATTTTACAACAGATTGGGTGGCAGCAAGGGAATCAGTGGAAAGGTTAGCCGAATTAAAACCCAAAGTAGCTGTTACAGGGCATGGCTTACCAATGACTGGTGATTTATTAGCTAGTAACCTACATCTATTAGTAAAAGATTTTGAACAGATCGCGATGCCTAGTTATGGAAAGTATGTTGATGAAATAAAAAATTAG